Proteins encoded by one window of Maliibacterium massiliense:
- a CDS encoding NusG domain II-containing protein, giving the protein MVKQRAETPWWRRAGVRPGDWALLVLLVLGSVALSWYMTARPVRGARRVVATVDKAVVFEATITPGMPSARKVIQGVGGSNTIICGADGVAVVAADCPDGVCVSQGKISRPGQSIVCLPHHLVVRVQGAEEAEVDGIAR; this is encoded by the coding sequence GTGGTGAAGCAGCGTGCAGAAACGCCATGGTGGCGCCGCGCGGGCGTGCGCCCCGGCGATTGGGCGCTGCTTGTGCTGCTGGTACTGGGCAGCGTTGCGCTCTCGTGGTATATGACAGCGCGCCCTGTGCGCGGCGCGCGGCGCGTGGTGGCCACGGTGGACAAAGCCGTGGTGTTTGAGGCGACCATCACGCCAGGCATGCCCAGCGCGCGCAAGGTAATCCAGGGCGTGGGGGGCAGCAATACCATCATCTGCGGGGCGGACGGCGTGGCGGTGGTGGCGGCGGACTGTCCGGACGGCGTATGTGTCTCCCAGGGAAAAATCAGCCGCCCGGGCCAGAGCATCGTGTGCCTGCCCCACCATCTGGTGGTGCGCGTGCAGGGCGCAGAAGAAGCGGAGGTGGATGGCATTGCCCGCTGA
- a CDS encoding Gx transporter family protein: MALPAERTHHRAHKIARLAMLAAVAMVLHLCENLLPPPVAALPMIRLGLANIVTVYLLQSEGPQSAFAVMAVRCIVAPLLGGAPTQVLYSLAGGVLSLCVMALLQRMPRIFSVYGVSMAGAFAHNVGQLLMASFLLSQSAVWAFLPYMTLAAAPTGLLVGACARLLGKSAALAGRKA, from the coding sequence ATGGCATTGCCCGCTGAAAGGACGCATCATCGCGCGCACAAGATTGCGCGCCTTGCGATGCTGGCCGCCGTGGCCATGGTGCTGCATCTATGCGAAAACCTGCTGCCTCCGCCGGTGGCGGCGTTGCCCATGATCCGGCTGGGGCTCGCCAATATCGTCACGGTCTATCTGCTGCAAAGTGAGGGTCCCCAATCCGCGTTCGCGGTGATGGCGGTGCGCTGTATCGTCGCGCCGCTGCTGGGCGGCGCGCCCACACAGGTGCTCTACAGCCTGGCGGGGGGCGTGCTGAGCCTTTGCGTGATGGCGCTATTGCAGCGCATGCCGCGCATCTTCAGTGTGTACGGCGTAAGCATGGCCGGCGCGTTTGCCCACAACGTGGGCCAGCTTTTGATGGCGTCGTTTTTGCTTAGCCAGTCGGCCGTGTGGGCTTTTTTGCCCTACATGACGCTGGCAGCCGCGCCCACAGGCCTGCTGGTGGGCGCATGCGCGCGCCTGCTGGGCAAAAGCGCCGCGCTTGCGGGGCGCAAAGCATAG
- a CDS encoding PfkB family carbohydrate kinase, whose translation MRQFDVVALGEVLIDFTPTAQTEAGELTFKRNPGGAPANALAAVVRLGGRAAFMGMVGAEDQFGAFLKDTLDQAGIDTRALKFTHKANTTLAFVTLDASGDRNFSFYRKPGADLMFSKEDIDVSLIKNSTFFHFGSLSMTNEPARSATLEAARIAKEEGCIISYDPNLRLPLWPSMAAAVEGMRLGVGYADILKVSEEEMEALTGETDLYKGSQLLFDQGPKLVLVTLGAKGCFYRFASGDGGADAVAPYTVRGVDATGCGDAMDGSVIYAFSRMAQPLARLDHDILQEVLGFANAVAGICVTRLGGIPAMPTLQEVEAFRSSTPRGPKAV comes from the coding sequence ATGAGGCAATTTGACGTGGTGGCGCTGGGCGAGGTGCTCATCGACTTTACCCCCACGGCGCAGACGGAGGCGGGGGAGCTGACATTCAAGCGCAACCCGGGCGGCGCGCCCGCCAACGCGCTGGCCGCGGTGGTGCGGCTGGGGGGCAGGGCGGCCTTCATGGGCATGGTGGGCGCGGAGGACCAGTTCGGCGCCTTTTTAAAGGATACGCTGGACCAGGCGGGCATCGACACCCGCGCGCTGAAGTTTACGCACAAGGCCAACACAACGCTCGCGTTCGTGACGCTGGATGCAAGCGGGGACCGCAACTTCAGCTTTTACCGCAAGCCGGGCGCGGACCTGATGTTCAGCAAGGAGGATATCGACGTATCGCTGATCAAAAACAGCACGTTTTTCCATTTCGGTTCCCTGTCCATGACAAACGAGCCGGCGCGCAGCGCCACGCTGGAGGCGGCGCGCATCGCCAAAGAGGAGGGCTGCATCATCTCCTACGACCCCAACCTGCGCCTGCCGCTTTGGCCAAGCATGGCGGCGGCTGTCGAAGGCATGCGCCTGGGCGTCGGCTATGCGGATATCCTGAAGGTATCCGAAGAGGAGATGGAGGCGCTTACCGGCGAAACCGACCTTTACAAGGGATCGCAGCTGCTTTTTGACCAGGGCCCCAAGCTGGTGCTTGTCACCCTGGGCGCAAAAGGATGCTTCTACCGCTTTGCCAGCGGCGATGGCGGCGCGGACGCGGTGGCGCCCTACACCGTGCGCGGCGTGGACGCAACCGGCTGCGGCGACGCCATGGACGGCAGCGTGATCTACGCCTTCAGCCGCATGGCGCAGCCGCTGGCGCGCCTGGACCACGATATCCTGCAGGAGGTGTTGGGCTTTGCCAACGCGGTGGCGGGCATCTGCGTCACGCGGCTGGGAGGCATCCCCGCCATGCCCACATTGCAGGAAGTGGAGGCCTTTCGCAGCAGCACGCCGCGCGGGCCCAAGGCAGTTTAA
- a CDS encoding DegV family protein translates to MRDYIIMTDSNTEIPWQFAQENDIPVVRMPYTIEEKEYFYDLGEHTDFKAFFDKMRGGVVPKTAILPPQFYLDFWKPILERGQDILFICFSSKLSAAFSVIQMARQEILEAYPERKLDLVDTKSISMGAGLLVYYAVQMYKDGKGRDEVRAWLEENAPKMQHWFAVEDLVYLKRTGRVSPTAAAVGTMLGVKPILSVDQEGALKPVTKVKGRKKAIRYLLDRLDALVEHPEEQVCVVMQADCAQDGEKIKEEIAQKHPFKEIWVRDVGPVVGSHAGPGTIAVLFMGGERA, encoded by the coding sequence ATGCGGGATTACATCATCATGACCGATTCTAACACCGAGATCCCCTGGCAATTTGCCCAGGAAAACGACATCCCGGTTGTTCGGATGCCCTACACCATTGAGGAAAAAGAGTATTTTTATGACCTGGGCGAGCACACGGATTTCAAGGCGTTCTTTGACAAAATGCGCGGCGGCGTGGTGCCCAAAACGGCCATTTTGCCGCCGCAGTTCTATTTGGACTTTTGGAAGCCCATCCTGGAGCGCGGCCAGGATATCCTCTTTATCTGTTTTTCCTCCAAATTGAGCGCCGCCTTCAGCGTCATCCAGATGGCGCGCCAGGAGATATTGGAGGCCTATCCGGAGCGCAAGCTGGATCTGGTGGATACCAAGAGCATCTCCATGGGCGCGGGTCTGCTGGTCTATTACGCGGTGCAGATGTACAAGGATGGCAAGGGCCGCGACGAGGTGCGCGCCTGGCTGGAGGAAAACGCGCCCAAAATGCAGCACTGGTTCGCGGTGGAGGACCTGGTCTATCTCAAGCGCACCGGCCGCGTCTCGCCTACGGCGGCGGCGGTGGGCACCATGCTGGGCGTCAAGCCCATTCTCTCGGTGGACCAGGAGGGAGCGCTCAAGCCTGTCACCAAGGTCAAGGGCCGCAAAAAGGCCATCCGCTATCTGCTGGACCGGCTCGACGCGCTGGTTGAGCATCCAGAGGAGCAGGTCTGCGTGGTGATGCAGGCCGATTGCGCCCAGGACGGCGAGAAGATTAAAGAGGAGATCGCCCAGAAGCACCCCTTCAAGGAGATCTGGGTGCGCGACGTGGGACCGGTGGTGGGCTCACACGCTGGCCCCGGCACCATTGCGGTGCTGTTCATGGGAGGCGAACGCGCATAA
- the dinB gene encoding DNA polymerase IV: protein MGERIILHCDLNSFYASVELLSRPDLRGKPVAVGGSSAARHGIILAKNPIAQSFGVRTAETLWQARRKCPELIILPPHFDLYLQHSRAVRDIYCSYTDQVEAFGLDECWLDVTGSQHLFGTGAQIAEALRARVARETGLTISVGVSFNKTMAKLGSDLKKPDAVTCIPRATFRDIVWPLPIGALLFAGRATTRTLSRIGVTSVGQLARMQAQDVRQLLGKNGLLLHQYANGIDPSPVHAQDYVEPAKGMGHNMTLPYDITSTVEARRIFYVLADAVALRLHTNGMLAHTVVIWIRYADLSSVTRQVTLHAPSDLSFDLADCACALFERHWTGRPVRALGIHTANLHAQREPRQLCMLDIDKHARAEALERSIQAIRGRFGYHALQRAALLDQRDISRDLAGKFDKEPFANMSKGR, encoded by the coding sequence ATGGGCGAGCGGATCATCCTGCACTGCGATCTGAATAGCTTTTACGCCTCGGTGGAGCTGCTCTCTCGCCCCGATCTGCGCGGCAAGCCCGTGGCGGTGGGCGGCTCCAGCGCCGCGCGCCACGGCATCATTCTGGCCAAGAATCCTATTGCGCAGTCCTTTGGGGTGCGCACCGCCGAAACCCTGTGGCAGGCCAGGCGCAAGTGCCCGGAGCTGATCATCCTGCCCCCGCACTTTGACCTGTACCTGCAGCATTCCCGCGCGGTGCGGGATATCTACTGCAGCTATACCGACCAGGTGGAGGCGTTCGGCCTGGACGAGTGCTGGCTGGACGTCACCGGCAGCCAGCACCTTTTCGGCACGGGCGCGCAGATCGCCGAGGCGCTGCGCGCCCGCGTGGCGCGGGAGACGGGGCTGACCATATCGGTGGGCGTCTCGTTTAACAAGACCATGGCCAAGTTGGGCAGCGATTTGAAAAAACCGGACGCAGTGACCTGCATCCCCCGCGCCACGTTTCGGGACATCGTCTGGCCTCTGCCCATCGGCGCGCTGCTGTTTGCGGGGCGCGCCACCACGCGCACCCTTTCGCGCATCGGCGTGACAAGCGTAGGCCAGCTGGCGCGCATGCAGGCGCAGGACGTGCGGCAGCTGCTGGGCAAAAACGGCCTGCTGCTGCACCAGTACGCCAACGGCATCGATCCCTCCCCCGTGCACGCGCAGGATTATGTGGAGCCCGCCAAGGGGATGGGCCACAACATGACGCTGCCCTACGACATCACCAGCACCGTGGAGGCGCGCCGCATCTTTTACGTGCTGGCCGACGCGGTAGCGCTGCGCCTGCACACCAACGGGATGCTGGCGCACACCGTGGTGATCTGGATCCGCTACGCGGACCTTTCATCGGTGACGCGCCAGGTGACGCTGCACGCGCCAAGCGACCTGTCCTTTGACCTTGCCGACTGCGCCTGCGCCCTCTTTGAGCGGCACTGGACGGGGCGGCCCGTGCGCGCGCTGGGCATCCATACGGCCAATTTGCATGCCCAGCGGGAGCCGCGGCAGCTGTGCATGCTGGATATAGATAAGCACGCCCGCGCAGAGGCGCTGGAGCGCAGCATCCAGGCCATCCGCGGGCGCTTTGGCTACCATGCGCTGCAGCGCGCCGCGCTGCTGGACCAGCGGGATATCTCCCGCGACCTGGCCGGCAAATTTGACAAAGAACCCTTTGCCAACATGAGCAAGGGGAGATGA
- the galU gene encoding UTP--glucose-1-phosphate uridylyltransferase GalU → MVMKVRKAVIPAAGLGVRFLPATKTVPKEMLPIVDKPTIQYIVEEAVHAGIEEILVVSSRSKKALEDYFDSSPELEHELEQKGKEDFLKMVREISEMVNLHFVRQKHPRGLGHAIYHAKTFVGNEPFAVLLGDDVFHNPEDPVIGQLMRCHEQYGCSVLGVKEVPSAQISKYGSIAPTWEKRPVYGVGDMVEKPDPKDAPSNVAVLGRYVITPDIFDILERTAPGVGGEIQLTDALCAQAREGRMVGYLFEGKRYDAGDKLGYLEAIVEHALMREDLGPDFAAYLKALVANGMQPPAM, encoded by the coding sequence TTGGTCATGAAAGTACGCAAGGCCGTCATTCCGGCCGCAGGGCTGGGCGTGCGCTTTTTGCCGGCCACCAAAACGGTGCCCAAGGAGATGCTGCCGATCGTGGACAAGCCCACCATCCAGTACATCGTCGAGGAGGCGGTGCACGCGGGCATTGAGGAGATATTGGTGGTGTCCTCGCGCAGCAAAAAGGCGCTGGAGGATTACTTTGACAGCTCGCCGGAGCTTGAACACGAGCTGGAGCAGAAGGGCAAGGAGGATTTCCTCAAAATGGTGCGGGAGATCTCCGAGATGGTAAATCTACACTTTGTGCGCCAGAAGCACCCGCGCGGGCTGGGGCACGCCATCTACCACGCCAAAACGTTTGTAGGCAACGAACCCTTTGCGGTGCTGCTGGGGGATGACGTGTTCCACAACCCCGAGGACCCGGTCATCGGCCAGCTGATGCGCTGCCATGAGCAGTACGGCTGCTCGGTGCTGGGCGTCAAAGAGGTGCCCAGCGCGCAGATCAGTAAGTACGGCAGCATCGCGCCCACCTGGGAGAAGCGCCCTGTCTACGGCGTGGGGGACATGGTGGAAAAGCCCGATCCCAAGGACGCCCCCTCCAACGTGGCGGTGCTGGGGCGCTACGTCATCACACCGGATATTTTCGATATCCTGGAGCGCACCGCCCCAGGCGTGGGCGGGGAGATTCAGCTGACCGACGCGCTGTGCGCCCAGGCCCGAGAGGGCAGGATGGTGGGCTACCTCTTTGAAGGCAAGCGCTATGACGCGGGTGATAAACTGGGCTATCTGGAGGCGATCGTGGAGCACGCGCTGATGCGCGAGGACCTGGGCCCCGATTTTGCCGCCTACCTCAAGGCGCTGGTGGCCAACGGCATGCAGCCGCCCGCCATGTGA
- a CDS encoding amidohydrolase: protein MQYLIKNARIITMDAQDTVYENGCLLTQDDRIAYVGDASGCPDVPEACVYDAKDGIVLPGFINTHTHIPMTLLRGVVNDLPLHAWLDHIFALEAHLTEEDVYWGALCGMAEMLRGGCTLFNDMYYFTERMAQAVQETGMRGVLSRGILGSDQEAFDKIDQVQDTIRACDGMADGRVRIRLGMHAEYTCSEALLRYGAEKAKDWGVGIHIHVSETVKEVEECIGRHNLTPVAYLNKLGVFDVPTSAAHCVVLHPGDIEILAQKRVAALHNPGSNCILASGFSPVPEMLRAGVNVSIGTDGPGSNNNLDMLQEIYLAAVLHKATHRDATCVSASQALRLGTMEGAVAVGQQQDIGSLEVGKKADLSVVDTSKSTVYAPKGDPHYQIVYAASSGDMDLTMVDGKVLVEHGEFKTIDIDRVKFETNRISQKLRALAGEN, encoded by the coding sequence ATGCAATATCTGATTAAAAACGCGCGCATCATCACCATGGATGCGCAGGACACGGTCTATGAAAATGGCTGCCTGCTCACGCAGGATGACCGCATCGCCTACGTGGGCGACGCTTCAGGCTGCCCCGACGTGCCCGAGGCCTGCGTGTACGACGCCAAGGACGGCATCGTGCTGCCCGGCTTTATCAACACCCACACGCACATCCCCATGACGCTGCTGCGCGGGGTGGTCAATGACCTGCCGCTGCACGCGTGGCTGGACCATATCTTTGCGCTGGAGGCGCACCTCACCGAGGAGGACGTCTACTGGGGCGCGCTCTGCGGCATGGCCGAGATGCTGCGCGGGGGCTGCACCCTGTTTAACGACATGTACTATTTTACCGAGCGCATGGCGCAGGCAGTGCAAGAGACGGGCATGCGCGGGGTGCTCTCGCGGGGCATCCTGGGCAGCGATCAGGAGGCGTTCGACAAGATCGACCAGGTACAGGATACCATCCGCGCCTGCGACGGCATGGCGGATGGACGGGTGCGCATCCGCCTAGGCATGCACGCCGAGTACACCTGCTCGGAGGCGCTGCTGCGCTACGGCGCAGAGAAGGCCAAGGATTGGGGCGTGGGCATCCACATCCACGTCTCGGAGACGGTCAAAGAGGTGGAGGAATGCATCGGCCGCCACAACCTGACGCCGGTGGCCTACCTAAATAAACTGGGCGTGTTTGACGTGCCCACCAGCGCCGCGCACTGCGTGGTGCTGCACCCTGGGGATATCGAGATTCTCGCGCAAAAGCGCGTCGCGGCGCTGCACAACCCCGGCTCCAACTGCATCCTGGCCTCGGGCTTCTCGCCCGTGCCCGAGATGCTGCGCGCAGGGGTGAACGTCTCCATCGGCACCGACGGGCCGGGCAGCAACAACAATCTGGACATGCTGCAGGAGATCTACCTTGCCGCGGTGCTGCACAAGGCCACCCACCGCGACGCCACGTGCGTCTCGGCCAGCCAGGCGCTGCGCCTGGGCACCATGGAGGGCGCGGTTGCCGTGGGCCAGCAGCAGGACATTGGATCGCTTGAAGTGGGCAAAAAGGCGGATTTGAGCGTGGTGGACACCTCCAAATCCACGGTCTACGCGCCCAAGGGGGACCCCCATTACCAGATCGTCTACGCCGCCTCCAGCGGCGATATGGATTTGACCATGGTGGACGGCAAGGTACTGGTGGAGCATGGGGAATTCAAAACCATCGATATCGACCGTGTGAAGTTTGAGACCAACCGCATCTCGCAGAAGCTGCGCGCGCTGGCAGGAGAAAACTGA
- a CDS encoding CtsR family transcriptional regulator, producing MAVLSDHIESFIKALLEDDGQGVVEMQRNELAQYFRCAPSQINYVLSTRFTVERGYIIESRRGGGGYIRVAKLDVNRDEYLHYLVTEGIGEGLYEDEAAHILLRMQEQQLVTPKEAGLMRAALTDRALGVPSPIRERVRANVLRAMVVNLMHA from the coding sequence ATGGCCGTACTCAGTGACCATATCGAGTCTTTCATCAAGGCGCTGCTGGAGGATGACGGGCAGGGCGTGGTGGAGATGCAGCGCAACGAGCTTGCGCAGTACTTCCGCTGTGCGCCGTCCCAGATCAACTACGTGCTCTCCACGCGCTTTACCGTGGAGCGCGGGTATATCATTGAATCGCGCCGCGGCGGCGGCGGTTACATCCGCGTCGCTAAGCTGGACGTCAACCGGGACGAGTACCTGCATTATCTCGTCACCGAGGGCATTGGCGAGGGGCTTTACGAGGATGAGGCCGCGCACATCCTATTGCGCATGCAGGAGCAGCAGCTCGTCACGCCCAAGGAGGCGGGGCTGATGCGCGCCGCCCTGACAGACCGCGCGCTGGGCGTGCCCTCGCCCATCCGCGAGCGGGTGCGCGCAAACGTGCTGCGCGCCATGGTCGTTAACCTGATGCACGCCTAG
- a CDS encoding cytidylate kinase-like family protein, with protein sequence MAKRVITISREFGSGGRRIGKMVAEALGYAFYDRQLIAMVAKESGFSVDFVEETGEYATKSLLFSIATGSYYGQNAFTPDSMHPADKIHVLQNKIIRQIAEKEPCVIVGRCADYILKERTDCMHVFIHADMAFKKQRAMAEYGIAVKDVEKALQKKDKGRANHYKHYTQQSWGFAGNYNLTLDSGMFGLEACRDIIVTLAKRF encoded by the coding sequence ATGGCGAAACGTGTCATCACCATCAGCCGCGAGTTTGGCAGCGGGGGACGCCGCATCGGCAAAATGGTTGCCGAAGCGCTGGGGTACGCCTTTTACGACCGGCAGCTGATCGCCATGGTGGCCAAGGAGAGCGGCTTTTCGGTGGACTTTGTGGAGGAGACGGGCGAGTACGCCACCAAGAGCCTGCTCTTTAGCATCGCCACGGGCAGCTATTACGGCCAGAACGCCTTTACACCCGACAGCATGCACCCGGCAGACAAAATCCATGTGCTGCAGAACAAGATTATCCGCCAGATTGCCGAAAAGGAGCCCTGCGTGATCGTGGGGCGCTGTGCGGATTACATCTTAAAGGAGCGCACGGACTGCATGCACGTCTTCATCCATGCGGACATGGCCTTTAAAAAGCAGCGCGCGATGGCGGAATACGGCATCGCGGTCAAGGATGTGGAGAAGGCCCTGCAAAAGAAGGATAAGGGCCGCGCCAACCACTACAAACACTACACGCAGCAGAGCTGGGGCTTTGCAGGCAACTACAACCTGACGCTGGACAGCGGCATGTTCGGCCTGGAGGCCTGCCGGGATATCATTGTAACGCTGGCAAAGCGGTTCTAG
- a CDS encoding SDR family oxidoreductase translates to MDVIRSLFALEGKKAIITGASRGIGEELARTYHALGVEVALLARGEKTRALAQELSASGPAAYGFCVDLIDRAKRREAAERALDALGGVDILVNNAGIAPEYPAVVYPLEAWDACMELNLTAAFDMCRICGPTLLAQGYGKVINTCSLHTYMGKRCIEAYTASKGGLGLLTKSLAHEWAPHGVNVNGIAPGFIETEISSELRHNAPEYQKTLDRLPAGHWGTPADLMGAFLFLSSHASDYVQGHILAVDGGILAI, encoded by the coding sequence ATGGACGTCATACGCAGCCTTTTTGCCCTGGAGGGCAAAAAGGCCATCATCACGGGCGCCTCGCGGGGCATTGGGGAGGAACTGGCGCGCACGTATCACGCGCTGGGCGTGGAGGTGGCGCTGCTTGCCCGCGGCGAAAAGACGCGCGCGCTTGCGCAGGAGCTCAGCGCATCCGGCCCCGCCGCCTACGGCTTCTGCGTGGATTTGATCGACCGCGCCAAGCGGCGCGAGGCGGCCGAGCGCGCGCTTGACGCGCTGGGCGGGGTGGATATCCTGGTCAACAACGCAGGCATCGCGCCGGAGTACCCCGCGGTAGTATACCCGCTGGAGGCCTGGGACGCGTGCATGGAGCTGAACCTGACGGCCGCCTTTGACATGTGCAGGATCTGCGGGCCGACGCTGCTTGCGCAGGGCTATGGCAAGGTGATCAACACCTGCTCGCTGCACACCTACATGGGTAAGCGCTGCATCGAGGCCTACACCGCCTCCAAGGGCGGGCTGGGCTTGCTGACCAAGTCGCTGGCGCACGAGTGGGCGCCCCACGGCGTCAATGTCAACGGCATCGCGCCCGGGTTTATCGAGACGGAGATTTCTTCGGAGCTGCGCCACAACGCGCCGGAATATCAAAAGACCCTTGACCGCCTGCCCGCGGGGCATTGGGGCACGCCGGCTGATCTGATGGGCGCGTTCCTGTTTTTGTCCTCGCACGCCTCGGATTACGTGCAGGGGCACATCCTCGCGGTGGACGGCGGCATTCTGGCCATTTGA
- a CDS encoding transaldolase family protein — protein sequence MNILIDNANYALVMALFDAFPYDGVTTNPTILSREPEAPMALLKRLREDIPSQAQLHVQVVSTQCDAIVSEARHILDALGENTFVKIPVSDAGLRAMRALKGAPITATAIFTPMQAFLAAKLGARYVAPYVTRITNEGGDGMRVAMEIHDMLRAHSMPCDVLAASFSNVQQAKDLCVHGIGAVTLTPPILDEMTSCNQTGIAIDTFARNFAKAFGAGRTMCDD from the coding sequence ATGAATATTTTGATCGATAACGCAAACTACGCGCTCGTCATGGCGCTCTTTGACGCCTTTCCCTACGACGGCGTGACCACCAACCCCACCATCCTTTCACGTGAGCCGGAGGCGCCCATGGCGCTGCTCAAGCGCCTGCGCGAGGATATCCCTTCGCAGGCGCAGCTGCACGTGCAGGTGGTCTCCACCCAGTGCGATGCAATCGTATCGGAGGCGCGCCACATCCTCGATGCGCTGGGGGAGAACACCTTTGTCAAAATCCCGGTGAGCGACGCGGGGCTGCGCGCGATGCGCGCGCTCAAAGGCGCGCCCATCACGGCCACGGCTATCTTTACACCCATGCAGGCCTTCCTGGCCGCCAAGCTGGGGGCGCGCTACGTGGCGCCCTACGTCACCCGCATCACCAACGAGGGGGGCGACGGCATGCGCGTGGCCATGGAGATTCACGACATGCTGCGCGCGCACAGCATGCCCTGCGACGTGCTGGCGGCCAGCTTCTCCAACGTACAGCAGGCCAAGGACCTGTGCGTGCACGGCATCGGCGCGGTGACGCTCACCCCGCCCATACTCGACGAGATGACAAGCTGCAACCAAACCGGCATTGCGATCGACACCTTTGCACGCAACTTTGCCAAGGCCTTCGGCGCGGGGCGCACCATGTGCGACGACTGA